The proteins below come from a single Chryseobacterium nepalense genomic window:
- a CDS encoding DUF4153 domain-containing protein, with the protein MKTHHYILLTTLLFIVVFYDQNVGLNLGIIGIIYAVLTLFRTPKRNRTKTFVFLFITSIFSSAAFAWYGDFPSFLAVATSLLLLGYRSRNRRMKILLLVPVFVTNCFTEFFRILNFDAWLPKRNVSGLWQKTLAFVIIPLILISVFFGIYSAGSDHFAGLFTNIELDINFWQLLAMIVLGFFIAFNYWNFAVERFIYKSNRLLDNNFGEKDKIQEATYSFLDLDAERMSGVISLFALNILLVFFIVTYNYEQFYEFTKTPVKLSEETHERVNAVIISIIMSILVIMFYFKSSFNFDPKAGLMKILAKIWIFLNAVLVISAMVKNSEYIMNYGFTYKRLGVYAFLILALIGLFTTFIKIQKQKRNIFLFNTMAWYIYGVILVCSYINWGGIITFENMKRKDFNAEYHLREINFSEKPLLKYAGEKRNYLLKSEILELERVKFQQNEKFLSKVLYYQSLK; encoded by the coding sequence ATGAAAACACATCACTATATACTTCTCACGACACTGCTTTTTATTGTTGTATTTTATGACCAGAATGTGGGTCTTAATCTCGGAATTATCGGAATTATTTATGCCGTACTTACACTTTTCAGGACACCAAAAAGAAACAGAACCAAAACCTTCGTTTTTCTTTTTATAACAAGCATTTTCTCGAGTGCAGCTTTTGCCTGGTACGGAGATTTTCCTTCTTTTTTAGCGGTGGCAACTTCGCTTTTATTATTAGGTTACCGCTCAAGAAACCGCAGGATGAAAATTCTTTTGCTTGTTCCGGTATTTGTAACGAATTGTTTTACCGAATTTTTCAGGATTTTAAATTTTGATGCCTGGCTTCCGAAAAGAAATGTTTCCGGGCTTTGGCAGAAAACACTGGCTTTTGTAATAATTCCTTTAATTCTGATTTCTGTTTTCTTTGGAATTTATTCCGCAGGAAGCGATCATTTTGCCGGCCTGTTTACAAATATTGAGCTTGATATCAATTTCTGGCAACTTTTGGCAATGATTGTTTTGGGATTTTTTATTGCCTTCAATTACTGGAATTTCGCTGTTGAACGATTTATCTACAAAAGCAACAGATTGCTGGATAATAATTTTGGAGAAAAAGATAAAATTCAGGAAGCGACTTATTCCTTTCTTGATCTGGATGCAGAGAGAATGAGCGGAGTTATTTCTTTATTCGCGCTGAATATTTTGCTGGTGTTTTTTATCGTTACTTACAATTATGAACAATTTTACGAATTCACAAAAACACCGGTTAAACTTTCCGAGGAAACGCATGAAAGAGTCAATGCCGTAATTATATCCATCATCATGTCGATTCTGGTCATTATGTTTTACTTCAAGTCCAGCTTCAATTTTGATCCGAAAGCCGGGCTTATGAAAATTTTAGCCAAAATCTGGATTTTTCTGAATGCTGTTCTCGTCATATCTGCTATGGTGAAGAATTCTGAATATATTATGAATTATGGTTTTACCTATAAAAGGTTGGGCGTTTATGCATTTTTAATTTTAGCGTTGATCGGGTTATTTACCACATTTATTAAAATTCAGAAACAAAAAAGAAATATTTTCCTTTTCAACACCATGGCCTGGTATATTTACGGGGTGATCCTCGTTTGCAGTTACATTAATTGGGGCGGAATAATCACTTTCGAAAATATGAAACGTAAGGATTTCAATGCAGAATACCATTTGAGGGAAATAAACTTCAGCGAAAAGCCTCTCCTGAAATATGCCGGAGAAAAAAGGAATTACCTTTTGAAATCTGAAATTTTGGAACTGGAAAGAGTAAAATTCCAGCAGAATGAAAAATTCCTTTCTAAAGTTCTGTATTACCAGAGTTTAAAATAA